The Congregibacter litoralis KT71 genome contains a region encoding:
- a CDS encoding Tn3 family transposase gives MSGLHETAYPRLKADVSEQELAEIYTPTAKECAFARKHGRTPAARGALLILLKTVQRLGYFVNLKTVPRPITAHILACDDLLPVPLSQLREYDRNGGARQRMLDAIRQQVGIKAFTVEGKAIVRDLAREAATTKQDLADIINVVIEELVRQRFELPGFSTLQRSARQARSTVNTGYFRTLSAGLTAQQKQEFDRLLQVPDDSSHTSWHKLKQEPKKPTNTEVKKYLQHLEWLQGWCQRLPAVDHIPAAKYHHFILEARALGAANIKAMQSTKRYALMILLVHAQLRRAMDDAVDIFVRKMRNIKTKAEANLNQYHLDHMKRMDKLVAQLRDVLTAVQEAPTDSERGARVAAAIQSDPDELLAECEEHMAYAGNNFIPFMLQPYRPLRPLLFNCLELLDLTATSHDQSLIEAIATLKKHRHSRKECLVLSTQPVDVSWLPERWRRLILGSGSSQLLPGMVYRKYFELGVLTQVKRELISGDLAVANSDQYSDYRDQLVDWSVYDAQIADYSAMVDIASDPAAFVAQARSRLSETADRIDRNFPENEYAVFNGEELVIRKHRRTAPPDGLAEIDKQLSQNLPEKNILDILVEAEKWLGLHKRFGPLSGFESKLEDPRTRFVSTLFCYGCNLGPTQTARSITTLNRRQVSWLNLRHVTEERLEQAIVQVINAYNRYRLPRHWGTGQRAAADGTKWNLYEQNLLSEYHIRYGGYGGVGYYHVSDKYIALFSHFIPCGVYEAIYILDGLIKNDSDIQPDTLHGDTQAQSAPVFGLAYLLGINLMPRIRNLKQLVFYKPDKRQRYEHINALFSETVNWKLIETHVPDMLRVALSIKAGKIAPSTILRRLGTASLKNKLYFAFRELGRVVRTTFLLDYIGNVELRRTIHAETNKTEEFNQFVKWLFFGGEGVIAENIRHEQRKVIKYNHLVANLVILHNVESMTLTLKDLKDRGHHIDHDILKGLAPYRTDHINRFGDYTLDFERQVSPMSYNAKII, from the coding sequence CACGAAACCGCCTATCCGCGATTGAAGGCGGACGTCTCTGAACAGGAACTGGCGGAAATCTATACACCCACCGCCAAAGAATGTGCCTTTGCCAGAAAGCACGGCCGAACACCCGCTGCTCGTGGTGCCTTGTTAATTCTCCTGAAAACGGTTCAGCGCTTAGGCTACTTCGTGAATCTCAAAACGGTCCCGCGGCCCATCACAGCGCATATCCTGGCCTGCGACGACCTTTTACCCGTCCCATTGAGCCAGCTCAGGGAATACGACCGCAATGGTGGCGCCCGTCAGCGGATGTTGGACGCGATTCGTCAACAGGTGGGCATCAAGGCGTTTACCGTCGAAGGCAAGGCTATCGTGAGGGACTTGGCGCGTGAAGCGGCAACCACCAAGCAAGATCTGGCGGACATTATCAATGTGGTGATCGAAGAGCTGGTGCGCCAGCGTTTTGAACTGCCGGGTTTTTCAACGCTGCAACGGTCCGCGCGTCAGGCTCGCAGCACGGTTAATACAGGTTACTTTCGGACGCTCAGTGCGGGTTTGACGGCGCAGCAAAAACAGGAATTTGACCGGCTGCTGCAAGTGCCAGACGATTCATCTCATACCAGTTGGCATAAACTGAAACAGGAACCCAAAAAGCCGACCAATACGGAAGTGAAGAAGTATCTTCAGCACCTGGAATGGCTTCAGGGCTGGTGTCAACGATTGCCCGCTGTTGATCACATTCCAGCCGCCAAGTATCACCACTTCATACTGGAAGCACGAGCGCTTGGCGCGGCCAACATCAAGGCTATGCAAAGCACCAAACGCTATGCCTTGATGATTCTGTTGGTCCATGCCCAATTGCGTCGCGCAATGGACGATGCCGTCGACATTTTTGTCCGCAAGATGCGCAACATCAAGACTAAGGCGGAAGCCAACCTGAACCAGTATCATCTGGATCACATGAAACGGATGGACAAACTGGTCGCTCAACTGCGTGACGTGCTGACCGCCGTTCAGGAAGCGCCGACGGATTCCGAGCGAGGTGCCCGAGTGGCGGCTGCCATCCAGAGCGACCCTGATGAATTACTGGCCGAGTGTGAGGAACACATGGCCTATGCTGGCAATAACTTCATCCCGTTTATGCTGCAACCCTATCGCCCGTTACGCCCCCTGCTATTCAATTGCCTTGAACTACTGGATCTGACGGCAACCAGCCACGATCAATCCTTGATTGAGGCGATTGCGACTCTGAAAAAGCACCGGCACAGCCGCAAGGAATGCCTTGTGCTCAGCACTCAACCCGTCGACGTGTCCTGGCTACCGGAGCGTTGGCGCCGTCTCATATTGGGGTCCGGGTCAAGCCAGCTACTGCCCGGTATGGTCTACCGGAAGTATTTCGAGCTGGGCGTACTAACGCAGGTGAAGCGTGAACTGATTTCCGGCGATCTCGCGGTCGCGAATAGCGACCAGTACAGCGACTACCGCGATCAGCTCGTGGATTGGAGTGTCTATGATGCCCAAATAGCGGACTACAGTGCGATGGTTGATATCGCATCCGACCCAGCCGCTTTTGTGGCGCAGGCCCGCTCACGCTTGAGCGAAACGGCGGACCGCATTGACCGTAACTTCCCGGAGAATGAATACGCCGTCTTCAATGGTGAAGAGCTGGTGATCCGGAAGCACCGTCGCACAGCGCCTCCCGATGGGCTGGCCGAAATTGACAAACAGTTATCCCAGAATTTGCCCGAAAAGAATATTCTCGACATCCTGGTGGAAGCCGAAAAATGGCTGGGGCTCCACAAACGCTTTGGACCACTTTCCGGTTTTGAGAGCAAGCTGGAAGACCCACGTACCCGCTTTGTTTCGACCTTGTTTTGCTATGGCTGCAATCTCGGGCCAACTCAGACCGCCCGATCCATCACGACACTTAATCGCCGGCAGGTGTCCTGGCTCAACCTGCGGCACGTCACCGAAGAGCGCTTGGAGCAGGCCATTGTGCAGGTTATCAATGCCTACAACCGCTACCGGCTGCCGCGACACTGGGGAACTGGCCAGCGGGCTGCCGCCGATGGCACAAAATGGAATCTGTACGAACAGAATCTGCTATCGGAATACCACATACGGTACGGTGGCTACGGCGGGGTGGGCTACTACCACGTCTCCGACAAATACATCGCGCTGTTCAGCCACTTCATCCCTTGCGGCGTTTATGAGGCCATTTACATCCTTGACGGGCTGATCAAAAACGATTCCGATATCCAGCCTGACACCTTGCATGGCGATACTCAGGCGCAAAGTGCGCCCGTCTTCGGGTTGGCTTACCTGCTGGGTATCAACCTGATGCCCCGCATCCGGAATCTGAAGCAGCTGGTGTTCTACAAGCCTGACAAACGCCAGCGGTATGAGCACATCAATGCCTTATTCAGCGAAACCGTCAACTGGAAACTGATTGAAACACATGTACCCGACATGCTCCGGGTGGCGCTATCGATCAAGGCTGGCAAGATCGCACCCTCCACGATACTGCGGCGCTTGGGTACCGCAAGCCTCAAGAACAAACTCTACTTTGCTTTCCGGGAACTGGGGCGGGTTGTTCGGACGACCTTTCTTTTGGATTACATTGGCAACGTGGAGTTGCGGCGAACCATTCATGCGGAAACGAACAAAACGGAAGAATTCAACCAGTTCGTGAAATGGCTATTCTTCGGCGGCGAGGGGGTGATCGCCGAGAATATCCGCCACGAGCAACGGAAGGTGATCAAATATAACCATTTGGTGGCCAACCTGGTCATTCTTCACAATGTGGAGTCGATGACGTTAACCCTTAAAGATCTCAAGGATCGCGGCCATCATATTGATCACGATATTCTCAAAGGATTGGCCCCATACCGCACGGACCATATCAACCGATTTGGCGATTATACGCTTGATTTTGAACGGCAGGTTTCACCCATGAGCTACAACGCCAAAATAATTTAA